In Candidatus Tectomicrobia bacterium, a single window of DNA contains:
- a CDS encoding Gfo/Idh/MocA family oxidoreductase — MTKPLRVASVGLGRWAAVLAEGVRRVPVLEIAGCFSRSEERRASFASKYGGTPYPSYEALLADGSVDAVLLTTPHSAHHAQILAAARAGKHVFCEKPLTLAVEDARSAMYACARAGVALVVGHCWRFVGAVQRAKGLIEEGDLGEVVQAAGHFGNPRALSLGQEAWRDAPEESPGGPLTGPGFHLMDVLHYLLGPVERANAAFRQRLTGGRMPDTALATLQFRSGALAHVSASFITQRCYRLALFGTRANAYLELVSLEGAGPSTLSLHRIGEPHPADVPVPQEDMIRLQMAFFARTVREGAPPLAGGREGLALVALLSALAASAESGRWETPAAQEG; from the coding sequence GTGACGAAGCCCCTTCGGGTGGCGTCGGTGGGCCTCGGCCGCTGGGCGGCCGTGCTGGCGGAGGGGGTCCGGCGCGTCCCCGTTCTCGAGATCGCCGGCTGCTTCAGCCGCTCGGAAGAGCGCCGCGCGTCCTTCGCCTCGAAGTACGGCGGGACGCCCTACCCGAGCTACGAGGCGCTCCTGGCGGACGGCTCGGTGGACGCCGTCCTCCTCACCACCCCCCACAGCGCCCACCACGCGCAGATCCTCGCCGCGGCGCGGGCCGGGAAGCACGTCTTCTGCGAGAAGCCCCTCACCCTCGCCGTGGAGGACGCCCGCTCGGCGATGTATGCCTGCGCCCGGGCGGGGGTGGCCCTGGTGGTGGGCCACTGCTGGCGCTTCGTGGGAGCCGTGCAGCGGGCCAAGGGCCTGATCGAGGAGGGCGATCTGGGCGAGGTGGTCCAGGCGGCCGGCCACTTCGGGAACCCCCGGGCACTCAGCCTGGGGCAGGAGGCCTGGCGCGACGCCCCGGAGGAATCCCCGGGCGGGCCCCTGACCGGGCCGGGCTTCCACTTGATGGACGTCCTCCACTACCTCCTCGGGCCGGTGGAGCGGGCGAACGCCGCCTTCCGCCAGCGCCTGACCGGGGGCCGGATGCCGGACACCGCCCTCGCCACCCTTCAGTTCCGATCGGGCGCCCTCGCCCACGTGAGCGCGAGCTTCATCACCCAGCGCTGCTACCGCCTCGCGCTGTTCGGCACGAGGGCCAACGCCTACCTCGAACTCGTTTCCCTGGAGGGGGCCGGGCCCTCGACCCTCTCCCTGCACCGGATCGGCGAGCCTCATCCGGCGGACGTGCCCGTGCCCCAGGAGGACATGATCCGCCTCCAGATGGCCTTCTTCGCCCGCACGGTGCGGGAGGGCGCGCCGCCATTGGCTGGGGGCAGGGAAGGGCTTGCCCTCGTGGCCCTGCTCTCGGCCCTCGCCGCCTCGGCGGAGTCGGGGCGCTGGGAAACCCCCGCCGCCCAGGAAGGATGA
- a CDS encoding VWA domain-containing protein, whose protein sequence is MQRGLARFARRLRREGLRVSTGEMLDAARVLLADAHAGESDLGDKDLLREALRLALVKRREDFARFDAAFEAHFAPPGGPSPEKKRGRRKGRVAEGGEGGRGRPAGPSVPGLPSPGEPSPLQRLSKLRLPRPRAETPPPAAPGQEAGEEADDHPPTPGEAAAALAELLLGKKEEPEEKGKEKRGEKFACPVLRAERRPPGRRPASVRPVERKDLRGRWTAEDERALADEVERELLRLRMRRVRRKRMARRGALWVQRALRRSVATDGVPMRLPRRRPGRREPRLLLLVDVSGSAARAAAAFLALASRLGESFRKIAVYFYVDGAAEATDLLGDFLRERPTRAALERAAERLPGLNLHALSDMGRALYQVLEREERALRRDTLVLILGDGRNNRLDPCAWALEAMRAKARRVVWLVPEPFREWGTGDSDLPAYSRHCDLMVEAADLAGLKRGLRRAGSRFGGMGGES, encoded by the coding sequence ATGCAGCGCGGCCTCGCCCGCTTCGCCCGCCGCCTCCGCCGCGAGGGCCTGCGCGTCTCGACGGGGGAGATGCTGGACGCGGCCCGGGTTCTCCTCGCCGATGCACACGCGGGAGAGAGCGATCTCGGCGACAAGGACCTCCTCCGCGAGGCGCTCCGCCTCGCCCTCGTGAAGCGCCGCGAGGACTTCGCCCGCTTCGACGCCGCCTTCGAGGCCCACTTCGCCCCTCCCGGCGGGCCTTCGCCCGAGAAGAAGCGCGGGCGCCGCAAGGGCCGCGTCGCGGAGGGAGGGGAAGGCGGCAGGGGCCGCCCCGCCGGCCCCTCGGTTCCCGGCTTGCCCTCTCCGGGCGAGCCCTCTCCCTTGCAGCGCCTGAGCAAGCTGCGCCTCCCGCGCCCCCGCGCCGAGACGCCCCCGCCCGCCGCGCCGGGCCAGGAGGCGGGCGAAGAGGCGGACGACCATCCTCCCACGCCTGGGGAGGCCGCCGCCGCCCTCGCCGAGTTGCTGCTGGGGAAAAAGGAAGAGCCGGAGGAAAAGGGGAAGGAAAAGCGCGGGGAGAAATTCGCCTGCCCCGTCCTGCGCGCCGAGAGGCGCCCCCCGGGGCGGCGGCCCGCCTCGGTCCGTCCCGTCGAGCGGAAGGACCTTCGCGGCAGGTGGACGGCGGAAGACGAGAGGGCGCTCGCGGACGAGGTGGAGCGCGAGCTCCTGCGCCTGCGGATGCGGCGGGTTCGCCGCAAGCGCATGGCCCGGCGGGGGGCGCTCTGGGTGCAGCGGGCGCTGCGGCGCTCGGTCGCGACGGACGGGGTGCCCATGCGCCTCCCGAGGCGGCGGCCGGGACGGCGGGAGCCGAGGCTCCTCCTCCTGGTGGACGTCTCGGGCTCGGCGGCGCGGGCGGCGGCGGCCTTCCTCGCCCTGGCCTCGCGCCTGGGGGAGTCCTTCCGGAAGATCGCCGTCTACTTCTACGTGGACGGCGCGGCCGAGGCCACGGACCTGCTCGGGGACTTCCTCCGGGAGCGGCCCACCCGCGCGGCCTTGGAGCGGGCGGCGGAGCGCCTGCCGGGCCTCAACCTCCACGCCTTGAGTGACATGGGGCGGGCGCTCTATCAGGTGCTGGAGAGGGAGGAGCGGGCGCTGCGTCGCGACACCCTCGTCCTCATCCTGGGGGACGGGCGCAACAACCGGCTCGATCCCTGCGCCTGGGCGCTGGAAGCCATGCGCGCCAAGGCGCGGCGGGTGGTGTGGCTCGTGCCCGAGCCCTTCCGCGAGTGGGGGACGGGGGATTCCGACCTCCCGGCCTACTCGCGCCACTGCGACCTGATGGTGGAGGCGGCGGACCTGGCGGGGCTCAAGCGCGGCCTGCGCCGGGCAGGGAGCCGGTTCGGAGGGATGGGCGGGGAATCGTAG